GTTTCTGTTTGGATCATATTAACTATTTCTGTAATACTTATAACTGAACCAGAAACTTGTTCTGCTAATTTTCTAACTTCATCAGCTACTACTGCAAAACCTTTTCCTGCTTCTCCAGCACGTGCTGCTTCAATCGCAGCATTTAAAGCAAGAAGGTTTGTTTGCTCAGCTATGTCTTTAATAACTGACACTAGTTTTGTTACCTCTTTTGATTTCACATCTAATCCTTGCACCTTAACTACTGCTTGATTAACAATTGAATCAACATTTTCCATTTGTTTAACAGATTGAAGCATCAATGAACTTCCCTCTCCACTTAAATTACGGACCGCGTTTGAAGCGTCTTTTATGTGGATACTCTTTTCGTTTGCTTGCTCAATTTTCTCCGTAAATTCTCGCATAGATATGGATAAATTACTAGCATGTGTTGCTTGCGTATCTGATCCTGATGCAATTTCCTGCATGGTAACTGCGATTTGTTCTGAAGCAGCTTTTACTTCATTTGTTGAAAGGGAAAGCTCATGACTATTAGATGTAATAGCTTGCGCTGCTTCTGAAACACTGTTTAACATAGTTCGTAATTTTTCTTTCATTTCATTTGCAGAAATGGAAAGTTGACCAATTTCATCTGTTCTTTTCTGTATTAAAGTTATAGATAAATCGCCATTTTCTACTTCCTTCATATTACTTTGTAAGGAACGTATCGGCTTTGTGATTTGTTTAGATACAAATAAAGATACAATAATAGCAATAATAATAGAGAGAATTAGTGCAGTAGCAATGGGTAAAAGAATTGGCGTTGCTTTGTCCTCTAATTCATCTATATAAACTGTTCCTATGATTATCCAATCTTTTGTTTCATTAACAGAAAAACCTAATATTTTTTCTTGACCTTCATACATATATTCCACTGTACCAGATCTAGCATTAGTAGCGATAATCTTTTCATAATACTCTTCATGTGTAATATCTACACCCGTCATCGTTTCATCTGGATGGGCAATAAATTCGCCATTACTAATAACGGCAAAATATCCTGTTTCACCAATTTTTGTATTATCTGCTATATCTATTATTGCTGTTTCACTTGCTCCAGCTGTTGCTGCACCACTAAGTATATTAGCCTGTTGTTTGACACTTTCACTTAATTCATTTGTTGTGATCGAAACACTATATGTATAACTAACGAAACTGATTACTATGCCTACTACTATTAATAATGTAATAAATGGTATTAAAATTTGCCTTTGTAAGCTTTTGTTAAAAAAGGATTCTAGTTTGTTTTTCATCTTGGTGTGTCCCCCTTGTAATTTCACAAAAATAAAACTATTCTCAATTAGAATGGCCAAATAGTAATATTATTTGGTAGCTAGGCTATCCTAGTATAAACAAATACGTTAGACCCTTAGCTTTGCGTCCTGTTCTTTCAAACAATTTGCCTTTTTATAATTAAATAATACGATTTGCTTTCACCCCATTTGATAAAGTAATTATTACTTCTTTATAATAGTTATTTTATACTACGACTTTATTCTTATGTTGTCAAGACTTTTATCTTTGTATCGTGCCATATTTCATTCGAATATCGAGTCTTTTTGAAAAAATTGTTTCATTACAATAAAGATAGAAAATACGATGTAACTTTATAAAAAATTTGTTCTACTCTTTATAGTTCTGTAGCGCTTAAACGTACAAACTCACCATCTAATTTATCATTTCCTTACGTCGCAATTTATAGTGATTTGGTCTTAAACAACAAACTTTTAGAAAGCAGCTAAGCTAATAAAATCCAAGAAAGTCGCGTGAAATGCATAATTACAATATTATTTTACAAACTAATCAAAAAAGGAGTAGCTATATATTTATGGAAAAGCATACGGATATATCAACCCATCTAGAAACAAACATGGATCATGCAATTGCAGAAGAAATAACCGAAGATATTGCAGTTTATCGTACTTTAGTATCCAATGTATACATGCTTGGTAATCCATCAGAAAAAAATTGGGTACTTATTGATACAGGAATTGCTCATTATCATGGGCGAATAATTTCAGCTGCAAAAAAACGCTTTAATGACACTCCACCAAAAGCTATTATTTTGACACATGCTCATTTTGATCATGTAGGATCTGCAAAAAAGTTAGCAAAGCATTGGGATGTATCTATTTATGTACATCCTGAGGAATTACCTTTTGTTGATGGCACATGTGAGTATCCACCAGCTGATCCAACTGTTGGTGGCGGCTTACTTTCTTTATTATCACCAGTGTTTCCTACAGATGCAGTCAATTTAAAACATTTAGCTAAGACATTGTCAGCTGATGGAAAACTTCCCTTCCTTGATGACTGGCATTATATTCATACACCTGGACACACACCAGGACATATCTCCCTTTTCCGAGAAAGTGACAAAATTTTAATTGCAGGCGATGCGGTTACAACTGAAAATCCCGAATCAAGTTTGGCGGTACTTCTACCAATCATTAAACTATATGGACCTCCTGCATATTTTACACATGACTGGGATGATGCAGAAAGATCAGTTCAAACACTTGCCAAATTAAAACCAAAATTACTTTTAACTGGACATGGATTACCTATGAAAGATAAAGAATTAAGTGAAGGGTTTGAAAAATTAACAGCTGATTTTTATGATATTGCAATCCCAAAACACAAAAGGAACTAGACAATAAAACGAAAAGCTAATGTACGTTCATTAGAGAGCGTATCATTAGCTTTCACTTATTCAATTTGAAATTTTTTCACTCTCAGATTTAACTTATTTGATAATGTCTTTAATACCTCTGCTTGTTCTAATAAGAAATCTACTGCTTCTTTTTGTTGTTCTATCGATCCAGAGGTTTCTTCTATATTTGCTGCATTTTCTTCCGAAACAGAAGCAATTTGGATAATACCAACATTCATTTCCTTACTGTTATCTTCGATTCTTTTTAGGTTAGTTGTAACAGTTGCAATACGTTGATTCATTTGAGTGACTTCATTTTTTATAGTTGAAAAGTATGTTGCAGATTGCTTTATTTGAGTAACACCTTTGTTTACTTGCTTATGAGCTCCATCCAGAGAAACAGCTAGCGATTTAGATTCTTGTTGCATTTGATTGATTACCTCAGCTATATCTACTGCAGATAAACTAACTTGTTCTGCTAACTTTCTAATTTCATCTGCTACTACAGAGAAGCCTTTCCCAGCTTCACCTGCTCTTGCTGCTTCAATTGCTGCATTCAGTGCTAATAAATTTGTCTGTTCTGTAATATTGTTAATTACAACAGTCAAGTCAGACACAGCCTGTGATTGTTTTTCTAAACCTTGAACTTTACTCACTGCATTTCTCACTTCATTATTAATTACTTCGATTTGTGTAATGGAATCATTCATCTGATCTGTTCCTTCATTCGAAATGTTCCAAACACTTATCGAAGACTTTTCCAATAATACTGATTCATGTTTTACTTTACCAATTTGCTTATCTAAATGTTGTTCTGATGATGCTATATCTGTTGCAGAAGTAGCTTGTTCTTCTGCTCCGCTAGCTAACTCCTGCATGGTAGAAGTCAATTGTTGACTACCTATTTGTATAGTATTACTAATCTTTTGTAATGCATTACTTTGCTGATCAATTCGATCGGAAGCATCACTAGTGTGCTCAATTGTTTCTCTTAAATTAGCAATCATTTGGTTCATCGCTTCAGAAAGTTGTCGAACTTCTCCCCTACCTTTCATTTCTACCTTTTGAGTTAAGTTTCCTTTAGCAATGATTAATGCTTGATTACGTAACCCAATAAGTGGATCAGCAATATTCCTTGCGATAAATATTGACAATACAATAGCAGTAACAAGTGTGATACTACCAATTAGTAAAATAACAGCGCCTACTTTTTCAATGGATTGTAATGCGTTTTCTGTTGGCTCACTAACAATTAGCGACCAATTAAATCCTTTAAAATCTTTATATCCAGCACTTTTGACATACCCTATAATTGCATCATTACCTGAACTGTTTTTTGCTTTGATAAAACCTGATTCACCAGGTGTAGAAACATTTAGTTCAGTGAATAGTTGAGATGACTGATCAAGTTCTGTTATCTCTGCATCAACATCAGTACTTGCGCTAGAAATTGTATCAGCAACTTTTTCACCATCTTGATTTACTAATTCAACCACAACATTATCACTTGAAATACTATTAACATCATCCCAAATATGCTCAACATTGAACTTAGCTTGCAATACTCTATCCTCTGTATTATTATCTATTCGTACATTAATTTCTAAAACGTGGCTATCTAACGCATCATCATAGACTACTTCTGAGATAGATAATCCATTCTCAACCACTTCATTCCATTCAGTCGTATTAGTTTCTAATGATACGGAATTACCGTTACTAGATTGACTAATGACAGTTCCGTCTAAATTAATTATAGATAACGAAGCATAATAACCTAACGTCTCCAATTGTTGATCTAAATAATCCTCCGTTTCTACACTATCATCCATAGCATTCAGAACAGTATCTGAGTTTGCCATGATTTGCACGTCCCTTATTCTTTCATACATTGTACGATCTAATTTCTCCATATTAACTAGTGCATAGTCTTTTACTTTATTACCAACTTCATTTTCTAGCGATGTTGCTGCTTGATTATAAGAAAGCAAACCTACCACTATTATTGGAACTAAAGCAACCATACTAAAATAAATAATTAATGTACTCCTAATACCCCTATTTAAAAATTTCTCTTTCCATTTTCTAATCATGCAATCCAGTCCTTCTGCCTCTATGTATTTGTTAACTAACTAAATAGAAGGTAATCTTCTAATTTTTGTTAGAAAAACTAACCAAAG
The nucleotide sequence above comes from Paraliobacillus zengyii. Encoded proteins:
- a CDS encoding methyl-accepting chemotaxis protein, giving the protein MIRKWKEKFLNRGIRSTLIIYFSMVALVPIIVVGLLSYNQAATSLENEVGNKVKDYALVNMEKLDRTMYERIRDVQIMANSDTVLNAMDDSVETEDYLDQQLETLGYYASLSIINLDGTVISQSSNGNSVSLETNTTEWNEVVENGLSISEVVYDDALDSHVLEINVRIDNNTEDRVLQAKFNVEHIWDDVNSISSDNVVVELVNQDGEKVADTISSASTDVDAEITELDQSSQLFTELNVSTPGESGFIKAKNSSGNDAIIGYVKSAGYKDFKGFNWSLIVSEPTENALQSIEKVGAVILLIGSITLVTAIVLSIFIARNIADPLIGLRNQALIIAKGNLTQKVEMKGRGEVRQLSEAMNQMIANLRETIEHTSDASDRIDQQSNALQKISNTIQIGSQQLTSTMQELASGAEEQATSATDIASSEQHLDKQIGKVKHESVLLEKSSISVWNISNEGTDQMNDSITQIEVINNEVRNAVSKVQGLEKQSQAVSDLTVVINNITEQTNLLALNAAIEAARAGEAGKGFSVVADEIRKLAEQVSLSAVDIAEVINQMQQESKSLAVSLDGAHKQVNKGVTQIKQSATYFSTIKNEVTQMNQRIATVTTNLKRIEDNSKEMNVGIIQIASVSEENAANIEETSGSIEQQKEAVDFLLEQAEVLKTLSNKLNLRVKKFQIE
- a CDS encoding MBL fold metallo-hydrolase yields the protein MEKHTDISTHLETNMDHAIAEEITEDIAVYRTLVSNVYMLGNPSEKNWVLIDTGIAHYHGRIISAAKKRFNDTPPKAIILTHAHFDHVGSAKKLAKHWDVSIYVHPEELPFVDGTCEYPPADPTVGGGLLSLLSPVFPTDAVNLKHLAKTLSADGKLPFLDDWHYIHTPGHTPGHISLFRESDKILIAGDAVTTENPESSLAVLLPIIKLYGPPAYFTHDWDDAERSVQTLAKLKPKLLLTGHGLPMKDKELSEGFEKLTADFYDIAIPKHKRN
- a CDS encoding methyl-accepting chemotaxis protein, which codes for MKNKLESFFNKSLQRQILIPFITLLIVVGIVISFVSYTYSVSITTNELSESVKQQANILSGAATAGASETAIIDIADNTKIGETGYFAVISNGEFIAHPDETMTGVDITHEEYYEKIIATNARSGTVEYMYEGQEKILGFSVNETKDWIIIGTVYIDELEDKATPILLPIATALILSIIIAIIVSLFVSKQITKPIRSLQSNMKEVENGDLSITLIQKRTDEIGQLSISANEMKEKLRTMLNSVSEAAQAITSNSHELSLSTNEVKAASEQIAVTMQEIASGSDTQATHASNLSISMREFTEKIEQANEKSIHIKDASNAVRNLSGEGSSLMLQSVKQMENVDSIVNQAVVKVQGLDVKSKEVTKLVSVIKDIAEQTNLLALNAAIEAARAGEAGKGFAVVADEVRKLAEQVSGSVISITEIVNMIQTETSDVTNTLENGYQEVKQGSEQVKKTGQTFEQINQALVDMSNQITIVNDNLLQVTNTSKEMNSATEEIAAVAEQSAAGVEQTSASAQETSSAMEEMANHTEDLTNVAKNLANQVNKYKL